One genomic window of Candidatus Nitrospira inopinata includes the following:
- a CDS encoding glycosyltransferase, whose product MGSMLSMIDLKKRLFKFWLVRLLIGEFFLCRGFLRMAGDQYKGISDLCWVYRVSAVAPLKRIAWRTIKSFIEPYRHGENPLKIAFLKSTAAESCKNRFLSKESDWALLYRDFLILKAPAKNEKGVLVLEYTEKFDLFVSLFDLERIMQDYSIVLEPCWAGYCDPSILMFLSDRSDVIVQCPEESDFEFIANLKSNLIPVKLGSSDWIDADLFSPRGAGVGKEYDLIMVANWGRHKNHRYLFKALSKLRHRTISLLLVGMDWGGRTDQDIRHEMAQYDLTHVHVDIKKNIPAFEVAACLEKSKVFLLLSEKEGSNRAIVEALFCNVPVILYENFVGGAKNKVNAQTGILSSFEELHEKIDYMLDHYQNFTPRSWAMAHTGSRNATRILNDVLREAAKRRGEEWTADIVEKVNNPNFSYKRNDALSVEQQAAAITQSYLRQ is encoded by the coding sequence ATGGGTTCGATGCTCTCCATGATAGATTTGAAAAAACGATTGTTCAAATTTTGGCTTGTGCGCCTCCTGATCGGTGAATTCTTTCTGTGCAGAGGTTTCTTACGCATGGCAGGAGATCAGTACAAGGGTATCTCGGACTTGTGCTGGGTGTACCGCGTGTCCGCAGTCGCTCCGCTGAAGCGGATTGCTTGGCGCACGATCAAGAGTTTTATCGAACCGTATCGTCATGGAGAGAATCCACTGAAAATCGCTTTTCTCAAGAGCACGGCAGCCGAGTCCTGCAAGAATCGATTTCTGAGCAAAGAGTCCGATTGGGCGCTTTTGTACAGAGATTTTCTCATTCTCAAAGCGCCGGCAAAGAACGAAAAGGGTGTGTTGGTGCTGGAATATACTGAGAAATTTGACTTGTTTGTCTCGCTGTTTGACCTCGAGCGCATCATGCAAGACTATTCCATCGTGCTGGAGCCCTGTTGGGCGGGGTATTGTGATCCGAGCATTTTGATGTTCTTATCCGATCGGTCAGATGTCATCGTGCAGTGCCCGGAAGAAAGCGATTTTGAATTCATCGCCAATTTGAAGAGCAATCTTATCCCGGTTAAATTGGGTTCCTCCGATTGGATAGATGCCGATCTCTTCTCCCCGAGAGGAGCCGGGGTAGGGAAAGAGTATGACCTCATTATGGTGGCGAATTGGGGGCGCCACAAAAACCACCGGTATCTGTTCAAGGCGCTTTCGAAGCTGAGGCATCGTACGATTTCTCTTTTATTGGTCGGGATGGATTGGGGGGGGCGGACTGATCAAGACATTAGGCATGAAATGGCGCAGTATGATCTCACCCATGTTCATGTCGACATCAAAAAGAACATCCCGGCGTTTGAAGTGGCTGCGTGTTTGGAAAAATCAAAAGTCTTTCTCCTGCTATCCGAAAAAGAAGGAAGCAACAGAGCGATTGTTGAAGCGTTGTTTTGCAACGTTCCAGTCATTCTCTATGAAAATTTCGTGGGAGGAGCGAAAAACAAAGTCAACGCGCAGACGGGAATCTTGTCTTCGTTTGAGGAACTGCATGAGAAGATCGATTATATGCTTGATCACTATCAGAACTTCACCCCTCGCTCTTGGGCGATGGCGCATACAGGATCGAGGAATGCCACAAGAATTTTGAATGATGTGCTGAGGGAAGCCGCAAAAAGAAGAGGAGAAGAGTGGACTGCCGACATCGTTGAAAAGGTCAATAACCCGAACTTTTCTTACAAGAGAAATGATGCGCTTTCGGTTGAGCAGCAAGCTGCCGCAATTACACAGTCATATCTTCGGCAATAA